The Thermococcus thermotolerans genome contains a region encoding:
- a CDS encoding ABC transporter ATP-binding protein: MWAIEVEGLKKSYPKKIPLPFRKVEWVEAVKGVSFKVRKGELFGLLGPNGAGKTTTIKMLTTLLEPSGGTARVLGLDIRKDAREIRRKINLVAEGERTLYWRLSAYENLKYFARIYYVPKGEEKERIESLLKLVGLWERRNDLVMNFSRGMKQRLAIAKALINDPEVLFLDEPTLGLDVQSAIFVREFVKRLVKEEGKTVLLTTHYMAEAEELCDRIAIIDHGRIIAMDTPGSLKRLVKDEETVEIRVRELNPKSLKESPFSMAVIEEDASTGTVRLRAQVDEEDLPRLVEWLVKRDAKVLSVEKMEPTLEDVFIKLTGRGLRD; the protein is encoded by the coding sequence ATGTGGGCCATAGAAGTAGAGGGGCTCAAAAAAAGCTATCCCAAGAAGATCCCCCTCCCTTTCAGGAAGGTAGAGTGGGTGGAGGCCGTAAAGGGAGTAAGCTTCAAAGTTAGGAAGGGGGAGCTCTTCGGACTCCTCGGGCCCAACGGTGCAGGGAAAACTACCACGATAAAGATGTTGACGACCCTTTTGGAGCCCAGTGGAGGGACTGCAAGGGTTCTAGGACTGGATATACGGAAGGACGCCAGGGAGATCAGGAGGAAGATAAACCTTGTGGCGGAGGGCGAGAGAACCCTCTACTGGCGCCTGTCCGCCTACGAAAACCTCAAGTACTTCGCCAGGATATACTACGTCCCCAAAGGAGAGGAGAAGGAGAGAATAGAAAGCCTCCTCAAGCTTGTAGGCCTCTGGGAGAGACGGAACGACCTGGTGATGAACTTTTCCCGCGGCATGAAACAGCGCCTGGCCATAGCCAAGGCTCTCATAAACGACCCCGAGGTTCTCTTTCTGGACGAGCCCACACTGGGCCTCGACGTGCAGAGTGCGATATTCGTGAGGGAGTTCGTGAAGAGGCTCGTGAAGGAGGAAGGCAAGACTGTTCTTCTAACGACCCACTACATGGCCGAGGCAGAGGAGCTGTGCGACAGGATAGCGATCATCGACCACGGGAGGATAATAGCCATGGACACTCCTGGGAGTCTGAAGAGGCTCGTTAAGGACGAAGAGACCGTCGAGATCAGGGTAAGGGAGCTAAACCCCAAAAGTCTCAAAGAGAGCCCCTTCAGTATGGCGGTGATTGAGGAGGACGCCTCGACCGGAACCGTAAGGCTCAGGGCCCAGGTTGATGAGGAAGACCTGCCCCGGCTCGTGGAATGGCTCGTAAAACGTGACGCCAAGGTGCTGTCGGTCGAGAAAATGGAGCCGACCCTTGAGGACGTCTTCATCAAGCTCACCGGGAGGGGGCTGAGGGATTGA
- the tfe gene encoding transcription factor E: protein MARRRNKELLELAMDMGGEEAVEVIKALEKKKESTDEELAEITGIRVNTVRKVLYMLYDQGLAEFKRIRDKETGWYYYYWRLETKRLPEIIRAKKMAELKKLKEMLDEETSEIYYHCGTPGHPKLTFDEAMDYQFQCPICGAMLMQYDNTAVVEELQKRIEELEIELGLRKKPRKKK, encoded by the coding sequence GTGGCAAGGAGGAGGAACAAGGAGCTCCTTGAGCTTGCAATGGACATGGGCGGTGAAGAGGCCGTTGAGGTAATCAAGGCTCTTGAAAAGAAGAAGGAATCCACCGACGAGGAGCTCGCCGAGATAACCGGTATCAGGGTCAACACGGTCAGAAAGGTTCTGTACATGCTCTACGACCAGGGATTGGCTGAGTTCAAGCGCATTCGCGACAAGGAAACCGGCTGGTATTACTACTACTGGCGTCTTGAGACGAAAAGATTGCCGGAGATTATCCGGGCAAAGAAAATGGCCGAGCTGAAGAAGCTGAAGGAGATGCTTGACGAGGAGACCAGCGAAATTTACTACCACTGCGGCACACCGGGGCATCCAAAGCTGACCTTCGACGAGGCCATGGACTATCAGTTCCAGTGCCCGATATGCGGGGCCATGCTCATGCAGTACGACAACACAGCTGTCGTTGAGGAGCTTCAGAAGCGCATAGAGGAGCTTGAGATAGAACTCGGCCTCAGGAAGAAGCCCAGAAAGAAGAAGTGA
- a CDS encoding DUF2110 family protein, whose amino-acid sequence MQEVVILEKVYGDRSGFLKLDKKLKALLGDLEVEWKLSAVKKNWVKVSLNGEDEEISANLVREEFGEVPYRLKAVVEGKTYRGRFIDLGKVGYGAYVDIGIFTPRPKDALLPLYYLKETFGEMPVRQMIREFGWVDNLPVEVVVTGVEFGAREVELAFSDAQLKRIKTWLSDGHDKLFIAGTISENVEKALIKTGHGRDVKRIEELGLMETLLILKKGTQAPGIIKEIGPHLRGTVIGAIKFRE is encoded by the coding sequence ATGCAGGAAGTAGTTATTCTTGAGAAGGTTTACGGAGACAGGAGCGGTTTTCTTAAGCTCGATAAGAAGCTCAAAGCCCTGCTTGGTGATCTGGAAGTTGAATGGAAGCTCTCAGCTGTGAAAAAGAACTGGGTCAAGGTAAGCCTCAACGGTGAGGACGAGGAAATAAGCGCGAATCTCGTCCGTGAGGAGTTCGGGGAGGTCCCCTACAGGCTCAAGGCCGTTGTAGAGGGCAAGACCTACCGGGGGCGCTTTATAGACCTCGGAAAGGTTGGCTACGGCGCCTACGTGGACATTGGAATCTTCACGCCCAGGCCAAAGGATGCCCTTCTCCCCCTCTACTACCTGAAGGAGACCTTTGGCGAAATGCCTGTCAGGCAGATGATACGGGAGTTCGGCTGGGTGGACAACCTGCCAGTCGAGGTCGTTGTGACTGGCGTTGAATTCGGGGCCAGAGAGGTCGAGCTGGCCTTCAGTGACGCCCAGTTAAAACGCATAAAGACTTGGCTCAGCGATGGCCACGACAAGCTCTTCATCGCTGGGACGATAAGCGAGAACGTTGAGAAGGCCCTCATAAAGACGGGCCACGGAAGGGATGTCAAGCGGATTGAGGAGCTCGGCCTCATGGAGACCCTCCTCATACTCAAGAAGGGTACCCAGGCGCCGGGCATAATCAAGGAGATAGGCCCCCACCTCCGGGGCACCGTGATAGGGGCGATCAAGTTCCGGGAGTGA
- a CDS encoding Mrp/NBP35 family ATP-binding protein codes for MTIKTPPTLNIAGLGADPLTQRINEKQRKWRYKIAVLSGKGGVGKSTVAVNLATALAKKGYFVGILDADIHGPNVAKMLGVDKADVLAEKMEDGRFEMIPPMNDFLGQTTPIKVMSMGFLVPEDQPIIWRGSLVTKAIKQLLGDVKWGELDFMIIDFPPGTGDQILTVTQTVKLDAAIIVTTPQEVALLDTGKAVNMMKKMEVPYIAVVENMSYLICPHCGNEIDLFGKGGGRKLAEKEGVDFLGEIPIDLKAREASDAGIPIVLYEDTVAAKAFMEIVEKLVKRLEEMKGEEKESPESE; via the coding sequence ATGACGATAAAGACTCCCCCAACACTCAACATAGCCGGACTCGGCGCAGATCCGCTCACCCAGAGAATAAACGAGAAGCAGAGGAAGTGGAGGTACAAGATAGCCGTGCTGAGCGGCAAGGGCGGCGTCGGGAAGAGCACCGTCGCTGTCAATCTGGCGACGGCACTGGCCAAGAAGGGCTACTTTGTAGGAATCCTCGACGCGGACATACACGGACCAAACGTAGCTAAGATGCTCGGCGTTGACAAGGCGGATGTCTTGGCGGAAAAAATGGAAGACGGCAGGTTTGAAATGATACCACCGATGAACGACTTCCTCGGACAGACGACACCGATAAAGGTCATGAGCATGGGCTTTCTGGTTCCAGAAGACCAGCCGATAATCTGGCGCGGCTCACTCGTCACAAAGGCGATAAAACAGCTCCTCGGCGACGTCAAGTGGGGCGAGCTCGACTTCATGATAATAGACTTCCCGCCCGGGACAGGTGACCAGATACTCACCGTCACCCAGACGGTAAAGCTTGATGCGGCGATAATAGTTACGACCCCGCAGGAGGTGGCTTTGCTCGATACGGGCAAGGCCGTTAACATGATGAAGAAGATGGAGGTCCCCTACATAGCGGTCGTTGAGAACATGAGCTACCTCATCTGCCCGCACTGTGGCAACGAGATAGACCTCTTTGGCAAGGGGGGCGGTAGAAAGCTCGCCGAGAAGGAGGGAGTTGACTTCCTCGGAGAGATTCCGATAGACCTCAAGGCTAGAGAAGCGAGCGACGCTGGTATACCCATAGTCCTCTATGAGGACACCGTAGCGGCGAAGGCATTCATGGAGATAGTGGAGAAGCTCGTGAAAAGGCTTGAGGAGATGAAGGGAGAAGAGAAGGAGAGCCCCGAATCGGAGTGA
- the porB gene encoding pyruvate synthase subunit PorB, producing the protein MAVRKPPITTREYWAPGHAACAGCGCAAALRLATKAFSEAMEEKYGDPNAFAIAQATGCMEVVSAVFPYTAWKAPWVHVAFENAAAVASGVEAAWKKVGRKGKILAIGGDGGTADIGMQALSGMLERWHNVVYLMYDNEAYMNTGIQRSSSTPYGAWTTTSPPGKYSIGEDKPKKWVALIAAAHQIPYVATASVANPYDYIRKMKKAAKIDGPAFIQVQCTCVPGWRAPPEKSIEITRLAIETGVWPLFEIENGDFHNIKIQAPGGGAKVKREGGRVVAIEFKKPIEEYLKLQGRFKHLFKQPEAIDQLREQIKAMWKTLGVEVTLPKPEE; encoded by the coding sequence ATGGCCGTTAGGAAGCCCCCGATCACTACTCGCGAGTACTGGGCCCCAGGACACGCCGCCTGTGCCGGCTGCGGCTGTGCCGCTGCCCTGAGGCTCGCCACCAAAGCGTTTAGCGAGGCTATGGAGGAGAAGTACGGAGATCCGAACGCCTTTGCAATAGCCCAGGCCACCGGATGTATGGAGGTCGTCAGCGCTGTTTTCCCGTACACCGCCTGGAAGGCCCCGTGGGTTCACGTGGCCTTTGAGAACGCGGCTGCCGTTGCCAGCGGTGTTGAGGCCGCCTGGAAGAAGGTGGGCAGGAAGGGCAAGATACTCGCCATCGGTGGCGACGGCGGTACGGCAGACATCGGTATGCAGGCCCTCTCGGGTATGCTGGAGCGCTGGCACAACGTCGTATACCTCATGTACGACAACGAGGCATACATGAACACCGGAATCCAGAGGTCAAGCTCCACCCCATACGGAGCCTGGACGACCACTTCACCGCCGGGCAAGTACTCCATCGGTGAGGACAAGCCCAAGAAGTGGGTCGCCCTTATAGCTGCGGCCCACCAGATACCCTACGTTGCCACCGCCAGCGTCGCCAACCCCTACGACTACATCAGGAAGATGAAAAAGGCCGCCAAGATCGACGGCCCCGCATTCATCCAGGTTCAGTGTACCTGTGTTCCGGGCTGGCGCGCCCCGCCCGAGAAGAGCATTGAGATCACCAGGCTCGCCATCGAGACCGGTGTCTGGCCGCTCTTCGAGATCGAGAACGGCGACTTCCACAACATCAAGATACAGGCACCGGGCGGAGGCGCAAAGGTCAAGCGCGAGGGAGGAAGGGTCGTCGCCATCGAGTTCAAGAAGCCCATCGAGGAGTACCTCAAGCTCCAGGGCAGGTTCAAGCACCTCTTCAAGCAGCCGGAGGCAATCGACCAGCTCCGCGAGCAGATCAAAGCCATGTGGAAGACCCTCGGCGTCGAAGTCACCCTCCCGAAGCCGGAGGAGTGA
- the porA gene encoding pyruvate synthase subunit PorA, whose amino-acid sequence MPIRKVMKANEAAAWAAKLAKPKVIAAFPITPSTLVPEKISEFVADGELDAEFIKVESEHSAISACVGASAAGVRTFTATASQGLALMHEILFIAAGMRLPIVIAVGNRALSAPINIWNDWQDTISERDTGWLQFYAENNQEALDLILIAFKVAEDERVLLPAMVGFDAFILTHTVEPVEIPDQELVDEFLGEYVPKHAYLDPSKPITQGTLAFPAHYMEARYTVWEANENAKKVIDEVFAEFEKRFGRKYQKIEEYRTDDAEIIFVTMGSLAGTVKEYVDMLREKGVKVGVAKITVYRPFPTEEVRELAKKAKVLALLEKNVTFSIGGALFQDFSRALINEKEKPVIVDFILGLGGRDVTFKDLDEALGIAQKALAGEEFDEVNWIGLRKEIL is encoded by the coding sequence ATGCCGATTAGGAAGGTTATGAAGGCCAACGAAGCGGCTGCCTGGGCGGCCAAGCTGGCCAAGCCGAAGGTTATAGCCGCATTCCCAATTACGCCGTCCACCCTGGTTCCGGAGAAGATCAGCGAGTTTGTCGCGGATGGAGAGCTCGACGCCGAGTTCATCAAGGTCGAGAGCGAGCACTCAGCGATTTCAGCCTGTGTGGGTGCCTCAGCCGCTGGAGTCAGGACCTTCACGGCCACAGCTTCCCAGGGTCTCGCCCTCATGCACGAGATACTCTTCATTGCAGCAGGAATGCGCCTCCCGATAGTCATTGCAGTTGGAAACCGTGCCCTCTCTGCTCCGATCAACATCTGGAACGACTGGCAGGACACCATCAGCGAGCGCGACACCGGGTGGCTCCAGTTCTACGCCGAGAACAACCAGGAAGCTTTAGACCTCATCCTGATAGCATTCAAGGTCGCCGAGGACGAGAGGGTTCTCCTCCCAGCCATGGTCGGCTTCGACGCGTTCATCCTGACCCACACCGTCGAGCCGGTTGAGATCCCAGACCAGGAGCTCGTCGACGAGTTCCTCGGCGAGTACGTGCCAAAGCACGCCTACCTCGACCCGAGCAAGCCGATAACCCAGGGTACCCTCGCCTTCCCGGCTCACTACATGGAGGCGAGATACACCGTCTGGGAGGCAAACGAGAACGCCAAGAAGGTCATCGATGAAGTCTTTGCCGAGTTCGAGAAGCGCTTTGGTAGAAAGTACCAGAAGATTGAGGAGTACCGCACAGATGACGCCGAGATAATCTTCGTCACCATGGGTTCACTCGCCGGAACCGTCAAGGAGTACGTTGACATGCTCCGCGAGAAGGGCGTCAAGGTTGGAGTCGCCAAGATCACCGTCTACAGGCCCTTCCCGACCGAAGAGGTCAGGGAGCTGGCGAAGAAGGCCAAGGTCTTAGCTCTGCTTGAGAAGAACGTCACCTTCAGCATTGGCGGGGCACTCTTCCAGGACTTCAGCAGGGCGCTTATCAACGAGAAGGAGAAGCCCGTCATAGTTGACTTCATCCTCGGTCTCGGAGGCAGGGACGTCACCTTCAAGGACCTCGACGAGGCCCTCGGCATAGCCCAGAAGGCCCTCGCTGGAGAGGAGTTTGATGAAGTCAACTGGATAGGACTGAGGAAGGAGATACTGTGA
- the porD gene encoding pyruvate synthase subunit PorD codes for MAESPFKAEIERVQKEYSEKMTPGAIAVIPGSSVVNKTGSWRVFMPEFNRDKCVRCYLCYIYCPEPAIYLDEENYPVFDYDYCKGCGICANECPVDAITMVREVK; via the coding sequence ATGGCCGAGAGTCCGTTTAAGGCCGAGATTGAGAGGGTTCAGAAGGAGTATAGCGAAAAGATGACCCCCGGAGCCATAGCCGTAATTCCGGGAAGCAGCGTCGTCAACAAGACCGGCTCGTGGAGAGTCTTCATGCCGGAGTTCAACAGGGACAAGTGCGTCCGCTGTTACCTCTGCTACATCTACTGTCCGGAGCCGGCTATCTATCTGGACGAGGAGAACTATCCGGTTTTTGACTACGACTACTGTAAGGGCTGCGGCATCTGTGCGAACGAGTGCCCTGTTGATGCCATAACAATGGTTAGGGAAGTCAAGTGA
- a CDS encoding 3-methyl-2-oxobutanoate dehydrogenase subunit beta — MEIPENVKKRLSIPGEEHFYAGHTACQGCGASLGLRYVLKAYGRKTIFAIPACCSTIIAGPWPYSALDANLFHTAFETTGAVIGGIEAALKARGFKVKGEDGIMVVGWAGDGGTADIGLQALSGFLERGHDAVYIMYDNEAYMNTGIQRSGSTPYGAWTTNTPGGKRHFLEKRHKKKVIDIVIAHEVPYAATASIAYPEDFIRKLKKAQKIPGPSFIQLFAPCPTGWRSPTDKSIELARLAVQTAYFPLFEYENGKYKINMPSTKKEPKPIEEFLKYQGRFKYMTKEDIEVLQQWVLHEWEKLKKLAEVFG; from the coding sequence ATGGAGATTCCCGAGAACGTTAAAAAGAGGCTGAGCATCCCCGGAGAGGAGCACTTCTATGCGGGCCACACCGCCTGTCAGGGCTGTGGTGCCTCCCTGGGACTTCGCTACGTCCTTAAGGCTTACGGAAGAAAGACCATCTTCGCCATTCCGGCGTGCTGTTCGACCATCATAGCCGGCCCGTGGCCCTACAGCGCCCTCGATGCCAACCTGTTCCACACCGCCTTTGAGACCACCGGAGCGGTTATAGGCGGTATCGAAGCTGCCTTAAAGGCGAGGGGCTTTAAGGTCAAGGGCGAGGACGGCATAATGGTAGTCGGCTGGGCCGGCGACGGCGGTACAGCCGACATAGGCCTCCAGGCCCTTTCGGGCTTCCTTGAGAGGGGCCACGACGCGGTCTACATCATGTACGACAACGAGGCATACATGAACACTGGAATCCAGAGGTCGGGTTCAACCCCCTATGGAGCCTGGACCACCAACACTCCAGGCGGAAAGAGGCACTTCCTGGAAAAGCGGCACAAGAAGAAGGTCATTGACATCGTCATCGCCCACGAGGTGCCCTACGCGGCAACCGCCAGCATTGCTTACCCCGAAGACTTCATAAGGAAGCTCAAGAAGGCCCAGAAGATTCCGGGGCCGAGCTTCATACAGCTCTTCGCGCCGTGCCCGACCGGCTGGCGCTCACCCACAGACAAGAGCATCGAGCTTGCCCGCTTAGCTGTCCAGACTGCCTACTTCCCGCTCTTCGAGTACGAGAACGGAAAGTACAAGATCAACATGCCCTCAACGAAGAAGGAACCGAAGCCTATCGAGGAGTTCCTCAAGTACCAGGGCAGGTTCAAGTACATGACCAAGGAGGACATTGAGGTGCTCCAGCAGTGGGTTCTCCATGAATGGGAGAAGCTCAAGAAGCTCGCCGAGGTATTCGGCTGA
- the porA gene encoding pyruvate ferredoxin oxidoreductase, with translation MAEYKPIRKVVSGNYAAAYAVKHARVEVVAAYPITPQTSIIEKIAEFIANGEVENLEYVPVESEHSAMAACIGASAAGARVFTATSAQGLALMHEMLHWASGARLPVVMVDVNRAMAPPWSVWDDQTDSLAQRDTGWMQFYAENNQEVYDGVLMAFKIAETVNLPAMVVESAFILSHTYDVVEMIPQELVDEFLPPRKPLYDLTNFEKPFSIGALGTPADYYEFRYKIQRAMEKAKEVIHEVGKEFGERFGRDYSQMIELYRTEDADFVFMGMGSLMGTVKQAVDVLRDEGYKVGAAKVRWFRPFPKEELYELAKNVEGIAVLDRNYSFGMEGILFTEAKGALYNTNAKPIMKNYIVGLGGRDFTVSDVRKIAENMRAIIEKGELDVEVDWYHLKR, from the coding sequence ATGGCGGAGTACAAGCCGATTAGAAAGGTTGTGAGCGGCAATTATGCGGCCGCTTACGCCGTCAAGCACGCCCGCGTTGAGGTTGTGGCCGCTTACCCGATCACTCCCCAGACGAGCATCATCGAGAAGATAGCCGAGTTCATAGCCAACGGTGAAGTCGAGAACCTTGAGTACGTTCCAGTTGAGAGCGAGCACTCTGCCATGGCGGCATGTATAGGAGCGAGCGCGGCAGGAGCAAGGGTCTTCACTGCCACCTCCGCGCAGGGTCTCGCGCTCATGCACGAGATGCTCCACTGGGCCAGCGGCGCGAGGCTTCCTGTTGTGATGGTCGACGTCAACCGTGCCATGGCCCCACCGTGGAGCGTCTGGGACGACCAGACCGACAGCCTTGCCCAGAGAGACACCGGGTGGATGCAGTTCTACGCCGAGAACAACCAGGAGGTCTACGACGGCGTGCTGATGGCGTTCAAGATAGCCGAGACCGTCAATCTGCCGGCCATGGTCGTTGAGAGCGCGTTCATTCTGAGCCATACCTATGACGTCGTCGAGATGATACCGCAGGAGCTTGTGGATGAGTTCCTCCCGCCGAGGAAGCCGCTCTACGACCTCACCAACTTCGAGAAGCCCTTCTCAATAGGAGCCCTCGGAACTCCTGCCGACTACTACGAGTTCCGCTATAAGATACAGAGGGCCATGGAGAAGGCCAAGGAGGTCATCCACGAGGTCGGCAAGGAGTTCGGGGAGCGCTTTGGAAGGGACTACAGCCAGATGATCGAGCTTTACAGGACGGAGGATGCAGACTTCGTCTTCATGGGGATGGGCTCCCTTATGGGAACCGTCAAGCAGGCCGTTGACGTTCTCCGCGATGAGGGCTACAAGGTAGGAGCAGCCAAGGTCCGCTGGTTCAGGCCCTTCCCGAAGGAGGAGCTCTACGAGCTCGCCAAGAACGTTGAGGGCATAGCCGTTCTCGACAGGAACTACTCCTTCGGCATGGAGGGAATACTCTTCACCGAGGCCAAGGGCGCGCTCTACAACACCAATGCAAAGCCCATCATGAAGAACTACATCGTCGGCCTTGGCGGAAGGGACTTCACCGTCAGCGACGTCAGGAAGATAGCCGAGAACATGAGGGCCATAATCGAGAAGGGAGAGCTTGACGTAGAGGTGGACTGGTACCACCTTAAGAGGTGA
- a CDS encoding 3-methyl-2-oxobutanoate dehydrogenase subunit delta has product MNTLFGERKEGATKIVLKSVDEYPEAPVTLGTTLTNFTGDWRTFIPVIDDSKCVKCYICWKFCPEPAIFIREDGYVGVDYDYCKGCGICANECPTNAITMEKEEK; this is encoded by the coding sequence GTGAACACGTTGTTTGGTGAAAGAAAAGAGGGAGCGACCAAAATCGTCCTCAAGTCGGTGGACGAGTATCCTGAGGCACCAGTTACTCTGGGGACGACCCTCACCAACTTCACCGGTGACTGGAGGACGTTCATACCAGTCATTGATGACAGCAAGTGTGTCAAGTGCTACATCTGCTGGAAGTTCTGCCCGGAGCCGGCCATATTCATCCGCGAGGACGGCTACGTTGGGGTGGACTACGACTACTGTAAGGGGTGCGGAATCTGCGCCAACGAGTGCCCGACCAATGCCATAACAATGGAGAAGGAGGAGAAGTGA
- a CDS encoding pyruvate/ketoisovalerate ferredoxin oxidoreductase subunit gamma, which translates to MIEIRFHGRGGQGAVTAANILASAAFLEGKYVQAFPFFGVERRGAPVTAFTRIDEKPIRIKTQIYEPDIVVVLDPSLLDTVDVTAGLKEDGIVIVNTEKSKDEVLAKLKKKPAKLALVDATTIALDVLGLPITNTAILGAVAKATGVVTLEHVQKAIQDVFSGTLGEKNAKAAEEAFNKTTVYEL; encoded by the coding sequence ATGATAGAGATCCGTTTTCACGGTAGGGGTGGACAGGGCGCAGTTACCGCGGCCAACATACTGGCATCAGCCGCTTTCCTTGAGGGCAAGTACGTCCAGGCGTTCCCGTTCTTCGGCGTCGAGAGGCGTGGAGCGCCGGTTACAGCGTTTACCAGGATTGACGAGAAGCCGATAAGGATAAAGACCCAGATCTACGAGCCAGACATCGTCGTCGTTCTCGACCCGAGCCTTCTCGACACCGTCGATGTTACCGCCGGACTGAAAGAGGACGGAATCGTCATCGTCAACACCGAGAAGAGCAAGGACGAGGTTCTTGCCAAGCTCAAGAAGAAGCCTGCCAAGCTGGCCCTGGTCGATGCTACCACCATAGCTCTTGATGTCCTCGGCCTGCCCATCACCAACACGGCAATCCTCGGTGCCGTCGCCAAGGCCACCGGCGTCGTCACCCTTGAGCACGTCCAGAAGGCCATCCAGGACGTCTTCTCAGGAACACTTGGCGAGAAGAATGCCAAGGCCGCAGAGGAAGCCTTCAACAAGACCACAGTCTACGAGCTCTGA
- a CDS encoding inorganic phosphate transporter has product MDGIALAAIAVAFYIAWNIGSNDSANAMGTAVGAGILSFRQATLTITIFVLMGAYLKGYKVMKTVGKGIVPEGYLTMEMAVIALLAAGVWVTIATVKGLPVSTTQAIVGGVIGVGLATHAPVNWYTLGKIAAAWVVSPVLSGILAMFLYRFYSWVVSRIGSMSTIEALYKALAILGGSYMAFNFGTNEVANASGPIVGAGFMEPKTAGIVVALSLAVGSLTFSYAVMHTVGKKITALGPVSAFAAQFGSAMAVSLANFFGLPVSSSQSIVGGVVGVGLLAGEGVEKSVIRDIIFGWVATPLTAIFISLAIFRVFALVGLV; this is encoded by the coding sequence ATGGACGGCATTGCCCTCGCAGCGATAGCAGTGGCATTCTACATCGCCTGGAACATAGGCTCCAACGATTCCGCCAACGCTATGGGTACAGCTGTCGGCGCGGGCATACTCAGCTTCCGCCAGGCGACGCTGACGATAACTATCTTTGTCCTCATGGGGGCGTACCTCAAGGGCTACAAGGTCATGAAGACCGTCGGGAAAGGCATAGTTCCGGAAGGATACCTCACGATGGAGATGGCTGTCATAGCGCTTCTGGCGGCGGGAGTGTGGGTCACGATAGCTACCGTGAAAGGCCTTCCCGTCTCGACAACTCAGGCTATAGTTGGGGGTGTCATCGGAGTGGGCCTGGCCACCCACGCACCCGTCAACTGGTACACCCTAGGGAAGATAGCCGCGGCGTGGGTCGTTTCACCTGTTCTCTCTGGGATACTTGCGATGTTCCTTTACAGGTTTTACTCGTGGGTTGTCTCTAGAATTGGAAGCATGTCAACGATCGAGGCCCTTTATAAAGCTCTGGCAATACTGGGAGGCTCCTACATGGCCTTCAACTTTGGAACCAATGAGGTGGCAAACGCCTCCGGGCCAATAGTGGGGGCGGGCTTCATGGAGCCCAAAACGGCCGGAATAGTGGTGGCTCTCAGCTTGGCCGTTGGGTCCCTGACCTTCAGCTACGCTGTTATGCACACGGTCGGAAAGAAGATAACCGCCCTCGGCCCGGTTTCGGCCTTCGCGGCCCAGTTCGGCTCGGCCATGGCGGTGAGCCTGGCGAACTTCTTCGGACTGCCGGTCAGCTCAAGCCAGTCCATAGTTGGGGGCGTCGTTGGCGTTGGCCTTCTCGCCGGAGAGGGGGTAGAGAAGTCTGTGATAAGGGACATAATCTTTGGCTGGGTCGCCACGCCGCTGACGGCGATATTCATCTCACTGGCCATCTTCAGGGTCTTTGCGCTGGTGGGACTGGTTTAA